The following proteins are encoded in a genomic region of Saccharopolyspora antimicrobica:
- a CDS encoding MFS transporter, translated as MRTSRSRAGRREWAGLAVLALPVLMLSINNSALHLVLPTLSADLAATGPQLLWIVDVHGFATAALLITMGSLGDRIGHRRLLLAGTAVFGTATLLAAFAPNAEVLILTRALVGAAGATLMPTTLALLRTMFQAPEQRAAAISWWVTGFIAGNVLGPVAGGLLMELAGWRSVFLLGVPVLAPLLVTGPFLLPEQRDRSGGRPDFTSSLLSAAAVVLFVYGLKELSTGAQRLVPALAILGGLVVGYAFVRRQRRSPQPMLDLSLLGDRAFTAPLLAVTLMVFTTAGTTLLLAQHLQGVLGLPPLQAAIWLLPSTVAGIALSASSSVFTRRFRPAVLLTAGLVIAAVGTGLLAVADGPAAPVLLVIGMIVLRIGAVPVMTASTSAIIDAVPAERAGSATALKETCGELGIALGVTVLGSVGTAVYRGALGDAVPSAVGAEAAEAARGGIGAAVELAARLPRAEGVELLDRAREAWTEALHISTAIGAVVLVGTALLVWSAAPREVAGTSR; from the coding sequence GTGCGAACTTCGCGATCCCGTGCCGGACGGCGGGAGTGGGCCGGTCTGGCCGTGCTCGCCCTCCCGGTGCTGATGCTGTCGATCAACAACTCCGCGCTGCACCTGGTGCTGCCGACGCTGAGCGCCGATCTCGCCGCCACCGGCCCGCAGCTGCTCTGGATCGTCGACGTCCACGGCTTCGCCACGGCGGCGCTGCTGATCACCATGGGATCGCTCGGCGACCGGATCGGGCACCGCAGGCTGCTGCTGGCGGGGACGGCGGTGTTCGGCACCGCCACCCTGCTCGCCGCGTTCGCGCCCAACGCCGAAGTGCTGATCCTGACCCGCGCGCTGGTGGGTGCGGCCGGTGCGACGTTGATGCCCACGACGCTCGCGTTGCTGCGCACGATGTTCCAGGCACCCGAGCAGCGCGCGGCCGCGATCAGCTGGTGGGTGACCGGTTTCATCGCGGGGAACGTGCTCGGCCCGGTGGCCGGTGGGCTGCTGATGGAGCTCGCCGGCTGGCGATCGGTGTTCCTGCTGGGCGTGCCGGTGCTGGCGCCGCTGCTGGTCACCGGCCCGTTCCTGTTGCCGGAGCAGCGCGACCGGTCGGGCGGGAGGCCTGACTTCACGAGCTCGCTGCTGTCGGCGGCAGCGGTGGTGCTGTTCGTCTACGGCTTGAAGGAGCTGTCGACCGGAGCTCAACGGCTGGTGCCCGCGCTCGCGATCCTCGGCGGGCTCGTCGTCGGGTACGCCTTCGTCCGCCGCCAGCGCAGGTCACCGCAGCCGATGCTCGACCTCTCGCTGCTCGGCGACCGGGCGTTCACCGCGCCACTGCTCGCGGTCACCCTCATGGTCTTCACCACGGCGGGCACGACGCTGCTGCTCGCACAGCACTTGCAGGGCGTGCTGGGCCTGCCGCCGCTGCAGGCGGCGATCTGGCTGCTGCCGTCCACTGTGGCCGGTATCGCGCTGTCGGCTTCCTCCTCAGTGTTCACCCGCCGGTTCCGTCCGGCGGTCCTGCTGACGGCCGGACTGGTCATCGCGGCCGTCGGAACCGGATTGCTCGCTGTGGCCGACGGTCCGGCAGCACCGGTGCTCCTGGTGATCGGCATGATCGTGCTCCGCATCGGAGCGGTGCCGGTGATGACGGCCAGCACGAGCGCGATCATCGACGCCGTGCCGGCGGAGCGCGCGGGTTCGGCGACCGCGCTCAAGGAGACCTGCGGCGAGCTCGGAATCGCGCTCGGCGTCACCGTTCTGGGCAGCGTCGGCACCGCCGTCTACCGGGGCGCCCTGGGCGACGCGGTGCCCAGCGCGGTCGGCGCGGAAGCCGCTGAGGCCGCGCGCGGCGGCATCGGTGCGGCGGTCGAGCTGGCCGCCCGACTGCCCCGGGCAGAAGGCGTCGAACTCCTCGACCGAGCACGCGAGGCCTGGACCGAAGCGCTGCACATCAGCACCGCGATCGGCGCCGTGGTCCTGGTCGGGACGGCGCTCCTGGTGTGGAGCGCCGCCCCGCGCGAAGTTGCCGGGACCAGCCGGTGA
- a CDS encoding questin oxidase family protein: MSGYEATVNEALDRVANLGYERTGGELANHAPMGAETIAVLGYFDAVGPWIENYRRGQEHYDPPESSNRIDAAEESSWRSALGVFGRAGDWERLFRRELADEPWRAVLARWWPRLITGVFAGMTHGVIRTAHAVRGLAAVAEPSPLQLDELARGMAYWAARFVHLPGNTTFDAPGGFAAAIAALPREGLAEASNLGELRQAWSRIDEVPGYSEALRAPGPAEAQWLLSEMTAEFAGVFLAHPEFVPAPALVHAVTAPAAVRLVLPHLPAEQHLASVGELWKMQAALLTTFTVGRQGEDAARTLAGEAEQLGFPELVARAVEHGDEHVIKFTEACMREHALRPDARYAAAVLSAQQRIPRGAGTNARRIVSG, encoded by the coding sequence ATGAGCGGATACGAAGCGACCGTCAACGAAGCGCTGGACCGGGTGGCGAACCTCGGTTACGAGCGCACCGGGGGAGAGCTGGCGAACCACGCACCGATGGGTGCGGAGACCATCGCGGTGCTCGGTTACTTCGACGCGGTGGGGCCCTGGATCGAGAACTACCGCCGGGGGCAGGAGCACTACGACCCGCCGGAGTCGTCGAACCGCATCGACGCGGCGGAGGAGTCCTCGTGGCGCTCCGCGCTCGGCGTGTTCGGGCGGGCCGGGGACTGGGAGCGGCTGTTCCGCCGCGAGCTGGCGGACGAGCCGTGGCGCGCGGTGCTCGCCCGCTGGTGGCCGCGGCTGATCACCGGCGTCTTCGCCGGTATGACGCACGGGGTGATCCGCACCGCGCACGCCGTGCGCGGCCTGGCCGCGGTTGCGGAGCCGAGCCCGCTGCAGCTCGACGAGCTCGCCCGCGGCATGGCCTACTGGGCCGCTCGTTTCGTGCACCTGCCCGGCAACACGACCTTCGACGCCCCGGGCGGATTCGCCGCGGCGATCGCGGCGTTGCCCCGGGAAGGCCTCGCCGAGGCGAGCAACCTCGGCGAGCTCCGGCAGGCGTGGTCCCGGATCGACGAAGTCCCCGGCTACTCGGAGGCGCTGCGCGCACCGGGACCGGCCGAAGCGCAGTGGTTGCTCAGCGAGATGACCGCCGAGTTCGCCGGGGTCTTCCTCGCGCACCCCGAATTCGTCCCGGCTCCGGCGCTGGTCCACGCGGTCACCGCACCGGCGGCCGTGCGGCTCGTGCTCCCGCACCTCCCCGCCGAGCAGCACCTTGCTTCGGTGGGCGAGCTGTGGAAGATGCAGGCAGCGCTGCTGACGACGTTCACCGTCGGGCGCCAGGGCGAGGACGCAGCGCGCACGCTCGCCGGGGAAGCGGAGCAGCTGGGCTTCCCCGAACTCGTGGCGCGGGCCGTGGAGCACGGTGACGAGCACGTCATCAAGTTCACCGAAGCCTGCATGCGCGAGCACGCGTTGCGGCCGGACGCGCGTTACGCCGCTGCGGTTCTCTCGGCGCAGCAACGGATTCCGCGAGGTGCCGGGACGAACGCTCGCCGGATCGTGTCCGGCTAG